A stretch of Shewanella dokdonensis DNA encodes these proteins:
- the tusA gene encoding sulfurtransferase TusA, with protein sequence MNEDFASAKHQLDALGLRCPEPVMMLRKKVRHMADGETLLIIADDPATTRDIPSFCQFMDHTLVASDTAATPYRYLIKKGL encoded by the coding sequence ATGAACGAAGATTTTGCTAGCGCGAAACATCAGCTTGATGCCTTGGGGTTGCGCTGTCCTGAACCTGTGATGATGCTGCGCAAAAAGGTTCGGCATATGGCGGATGGCGAAACATTACTGATCATTGCCGATGACCCAGCAACAACAAGAGATATTCCAAGTTTTTGCCAATTTATGGATCATACCTTAGTGGCAAGCGACACAGCGGCAACGCCCTACCGCTATTTAATCAAAAAAGGACTCTGA
- the glyQ gene encoding glycine--tRNA ligase subunit alpha: MTTKHDVKTFQGFILTLQDYWAQQGCAIVQPLDMEVGAGTFHPQTFLRSLGPEPMSSAYVQPSRRPTDGRYGENPNRLQHYYQFQVVLKPSPDNIQELYLGSLKALGIDPTIHDIRFVEDNWESPTLGAWGLGWEIWLNGMEVSQFTYFQQVGGLECSPVTGEITYGLERLAMYIQGVNSVYDLVWTDGPLGKITYGDVFHQNEVEQSAYNFEYADVDFLFKMFDQCEKSCQQLLALEKPLPLPAYEQVMKASHSFNLLDARHAISVTERQRYILRVRTMAKAVAEAYYQAREALGFPMCK, encoded by the coding sequence ATGACGACCAAACATGATGTGAAAACATTCCAGGGCTTCATTCTGACCCTGCAAGATTATTGGGCACAGCAAGGCTGTGCGATCGTGCAACCCTTGGATATGGAAGTTGGGGCAGGAACATTCCACCCACAAACATTTCTCCGCTCTTTAGGACCGGAGCCTATGAGCAGTGCTTATGTGCAACCTTCACGCCGACCCACAGATGGCCGCTACGGTGAAAACCCTAACCGGTTACAGCACTATTATCAATTTCAAGTGGTATTGAAACCGTCACCGGACAATATTCAGGAACTGTATTTAGGGTCGTTAAAAGCGCTTGGCATAGATCCAACAATACACGATATCCGCTTTGTTGAAGATAACTGGGAATCACCAACACTTGGCGCCTGGGGGCTTGGTTGGGAAATATGGTTGAATGGCATGGAAGTTAGTCAATTTACCTATTTTCAACAAGTTGGCGGCTTAGAATGCAGTCCAGTAACCGGTGAAATTACCTATGGTCTGGAACGTTTAGCCATGTATATCCAAGGGGTAAACAGCGTCTATGACCTAGTCTGGACCGATGGCCCTCTTGGCAAAATCACCTATGGCGATGTCTTCCATCAAAATGAAGTAGAACAGTCAGCCTACAACTTCGAATACGCCGATGTAGACTTTCTTTTTAAAATGTTTGATCAGTGCGAAAAGAGCTGTCAGCAACTGCTGGCCTTAGAAAAACCCTTACCACTGCCAGCATATGAACAGGTGATGAAAGCATCCCACTCATTCAACCTGCTGGATGCTCGCCACGCCATTTCCGTGACCGAGCGACAACGCTACATCCTACGTGTTCGCACTATGGCAAAAGCAGTAGCAGAAGCTTATTACCAGGCCCGGGAGGCACTGGGTTTCCCTATGTGTAAGTGA
- the glyS gene encoding glycine--tRNA ligase subunit beta, which yields MNFENLLIEIGTEELPPKALRNLAESFLANFTEELHKAELPFAKACWYAAPRRLALYVEKLALAQEDKVVEKRGPSVAAAFDAEGTPTKAAQGWARGNGISVDQAERLSTDKGEWLVYHAKVDGVSTETLIPAMTQQALDKLPIPKPMRWGNNKTQFIRPVHTVTMLLGNKVVPGTVLGIDSARTIRGHRFMGEASLELDHADNYLSTLYERGKVIADYDKRKTIIKTAAEAAAAKLGGKADISDNLLEEVTSLVEWPVVLTAAFEEKFLAVPAEALVYTMKGDQKYFPVFDHAGKLMPHFIFVTNIESKDPSQIIAGNEKVVRPRLADAEFFFNTDKKHTLASRIDSLGTVVFQKQLGTLKDRVQRISQVAGYIAAAIDANEADAKRAGLLSKTDLMTNMVMEFTDTQGTMGMHYARLDGESEAVAVALDEQYKPRFSGDSVPTAPVSCAVALAEKLDTLTGIFGIGQAPKGAADPFALRRAAIGILRIIVENKLSLDLVDLIDSAVKAHGDNLSNSNTAEEVLEFLMGRFRAWYQDKGISTDVILAVLARYPTKPADFDNRILAVAHFRELEQAAALAAANKRVSNILSKVTEDLPQVVEQNLLLEPAEKALAAELTSLMPQLEPLFISGNYQQALTQLAQLRDSVDLFFDQVMVMADDVQLRDNRLALLNQLRNQFLRIADISLLQ from the coding sequence ATGAATTTTGAAAACTTACTCATTGAAATCGGTACTGAAGAACTCCCACCAAAAGCCTTACGTAACCTGGCGGAATCGTTCCTGGCCAATTTCACAGAAGAATTGCATAAAGCAGAACTGCCCTTTGCTAAAGCCTGTTGGTATGCAGCACCAAGAAGACTAGCGCTTTATGTGGAAAAACTAGCGCTGGCACAAGAAGACAAAGTGGTTGAAAAGCGAGGACCTTCAGTTGCCGCGGCCTTTGATGCTGAAGGAACGCCAACCAAAGCGGCGCAGGGATGGGCTCGAGGCAATGGAATTAGCGTTGATCAAGCTGAACGCTTAAGCACCGATAAAGGTGAATGGTTGGTGTATCACGCCAAAGTAGACGGTGTCAGCACAGAAACCTTGATCCCGGCGATGACTCAACAAGCACTGGATAAATTGCCAATTCCTAAGCCTATGCGCTGGGGTAATAACAAAACGCAGTTTATTCGTCCGGTTCACACTGTCACCATGCTCTTGGGCAATAAAGTTGTTCCAGGCACAGTGCTGGGGATCGACTCTGCCCGCACTATTCGCGGTCACCGCTTCATGGGCGAAGCAAGTCTTGAACTAGATCATGCCGACAACTACCTGAGCACGCTGTACGAACGCGGCAAAGTCATTGCCGATTACGATAAACGCAAAACTATCATCAAAACAGCGGCTGAAGCTGCGGCAGCAAAACTCGGTGGTAAAGCCGATATTAGTGACAACCTGCTGGAAGAAGTGACATCGCTAGTGGAATGGCCTGTGGTACTTACCGCAGCATTTGAAGAAAAATTCTTAGCCGTTCCTGCTGAGGCACTGGTTTATACCATGAAGGGCGATCAGAAATATTTCCCGGTATTTGATCATGCTGGCAAGCTGATGCCACACTTCATTTTTGTCACCAATATTGAATCAAAAGATCCATCCCAAATTATCGCAGGTAACGAAAAAGTTGTACGTCCGCGCCTGGCCGATGCGGAATTCTTCTTTAACACCGATAAGAAGCATACCCTAGCCTCTCGTATCGACAGCCTAGGCACAGTAGTATTCCAGAAGCAGTTGGGAACACTGAAAGATCGCGTTCAACGTATATCACAGGTTGCAGGATACATAGCTGCGGCAATTGATGCCAATGAGGCCGATGCTAAACGAGCCGGACTGCTATCAAAAACAGATCTGATGACCAACATGGTAATGGAATTTACCGACACCCAAGGCACTATGGGGATGCACTATGCGCGGCTGGATGGCGAATCAGAAGCGGTAGCTGTGGCATTAGACGAGCAGTATAAACCACGTTTTTCTGGTGATTCTGTGCCAACAGCCCCGGTAAGTTGCGCGGTAGCATTGGCAGAAAAACTCGATACCCTGACAGGTATTTTTGGTATTGGTCAAGCCCCCAAAGGTGCCGCCGATCCGTTTGCACTGCGTCGTGCCGCTATTGGTATACTGCGTATTATTGTGGAAAACAAACTGTCACTCGACTTAGTTGATTTGATTGATTCCGCAGTCAAGGCTCATGGCGATAACCTGTCAAATAGCAATACCGCTGAGGAAGTGTTGGAATTTTTAATGGGACGCTTCCGCGCTTGGTATCAGGATAAAGGGATTAGCACCGATGTGATCTTGGCCGTGCTGGCACGTTACCCCACCAAACCAGCTGACTTCGATAATCGTATTTTGGCTGTTGCACACTTCCGTGAACTGGAACAAGCGGCAGCTCTCGCAGCCGCCAATAAACGTGTGTCGAATATTTTGTCGAAGGTAACCGAAGATTTACCCCAAGTAGTGGAGCAGAATCTTCTGCTGGAACCTGCAGAAAAAGCATTAGCAGCAGAGTTAACATCGCTGATGCCACAACTAGAGCCACTGTTTATATCCGGTAACTATCAACAAGCTCTGACGCAATTGGCACAACTGCGAGATAGTGTGGATCTGTTCTTTGATCAAGTGATGGTGATGGCTGATGATGTCCAATTACGGGATAACCGTTTAGCCTTGCTGAATCAGTTGCGCAATCAATTCTTGCGCATTGCTGATATCTCATTACTGCAATAA
- a CDS encoding MOSC domain-containing protein: MELLAIAFKEGRKTPMLELDSADISTQTGVEHDVFGKPGPRQVTVLSKLQWLDTCNELNTSIPWIARRANLLIDGVRFNADSVGQYLKIGNVILEITGETNPCKNMEKEFPGLEAALMNDWRGGITCSVLKGGTVKKVMRLFFQTNPHNSILKRCSTWNIFSLKA; the protein is encoded by the coding sequence ATGGAGTTACTCGCAATCGCTTTTAAGGAAGGACGTAAAACTCCGATGTTAGAGCTAGACAGTGCAGACATTTCAACACAAACAGGTGTTGAGCATGATGTTTTTGGAAAACCGGGGCCACGCCAAGTTACTGTGTTATCAAAGCTACAATGGCTCGATACCTGTAATGAACTAAACACCTCCATTCCATGGATAGCGAGAAGAGCCAATTTATTAATTGATGGTGTTCGCTTTAATGCCGATAGCGTGGGGCAATATCTAAAAATTGGTAATGTCATTCTGGAAATCACGGGAGAGACTAATCCCTGCAAAAACATGGAGAAGGAATTTCCAGGCCTTGAAGCCGCATTGATGAATGACTGGCGCGGTGGCATTACATGCAGTGTATTGAAAGGCGGCACAGTAAAAAAGGTGATGAGGTTATTCTTTCAGACCAACCCGCATAACTCGATTCTAAAAAGATGTTCCACGTGGAACATCTTTTCCTTGAAGGCTTAA
- the fadA gene encoding acetyl-CoA C-acyltransferase FadA — protein MKNAVIVDCIRTPMGRSKGGVFRNVRAETLSAELMKSLLQRNPQLPPTDIEDVIWGCVQQTLEQGFNIGRNAALLAGLPKEVGAVTVNRLCGSSMEAIHQAAKSIMVGMGDTFIIGGVEHMGHVPMTHGVDFHPGLSVNVAKASGMMGLTAELLGKLHGISRDMQDAFAVRSHQRAYAATVEGRFAKEIQAINGHDSNGALVSVDYDEVIRPETTLESLAALRPVFDPANGTVTAGTSSALSDGAAAMLVMEEQKARDLGLPIRARIRSMAIAGCDPAIMGYGPVPATKKALKRAGMTMADIELVELNEAFAAQSIPCVKDLGLLEQMDDKVNLNGGAIALGHPLGCSGARISTTLINLMESKDVSIGLATMCIGLGQGIATIFERV, from the coding sequence ATGAAAAATGCAGTTATCGTTGATTGTATTCGCACCCCCATGGGACGTTCCAAAGGCGGTGTTTTTCGGAATGTGCGGGCAGAAACCTTATCTGCTGAGCTTATGAAATCTTTGTTACAACGAAATCCACAACTACCGCCTACCGATATTGAGGATGTGATTTGGGGCTGTGTGCAACAAACCTTGGAACAAGGGTTTAATATTGGCCGTAATGCAGCACTACTTGCAGGACTCCCAAAAGAAGTTGGCGCGGTCACCGTTAACCGTCTTTGTGGCTCGTCGATGGAAGCCATCCATCAAGCAGCAAAGTCTATTATGGTTGGTATGGGCGACACCTTTATCATTGGCGGTGTAGAGCATATGGGCCATGTGCCAATGACTCATGGCGTTGATTTTCATCCAGGCCTATCTGTGAATGTTGCTAAAGCCTCAGGAATGATGGGATTGACGGCAGAGTTACTCGGCAAATTACATGGGATTAGCCGCGACATGCAAGATGCCTTTGCTGTGAGATCTCATCAGCGCGCTTATGCTGCGACCGTGGAAGGACGATTCGCTAAGGAGATCCAAGCCATTAATGGTCATGACAGTAACGGCGCTTTAGTCTCTGTTGACTATGATGAAGTTATTCGCCCCGAAACCACGCTGGAATCCCTTGCCGCATTAAGACCGGTATTTGACCCTGCCAATGGCACTGTGACAGCAGGAACATCATCAGCATTGTCTGATGGTGCAGCCGCCATGCTAGTCATGGAAGAACAAAAAGCCAGAGATTTAGGTTTACCCATTCGCGCCAGAATCCGCTCAATGGCAATCGCGGGTTGCGATCCAGCAATTATGGGTTATGGCCCAGTCCCGGCAACCAAGAAAGCATTAAAACGCGCAGGCATGACGATGGCCGATATTGAGTTGGTAGAACTGAATGAAGCCTTCGCAGCACAATCCATTCCTTGTGTTAAGGATCTGGGCTTATTAGAGCAGATGGACGATAAGGTCAACTTAAACGGTGGAGCAATTGCCTTGGGTCATCCATTAGGATGTTCTGGCGCCAGGATATCGACTACATTGATTAATCTGATGGAATCTAAAGATGTGTCCATTGGCTTAGCCACCATGTGTATCGGTCTTGGCCAGGGAATCGCAACCATCTTTGAACGGGTGTAG
- a CDS encoding DNA-3-methyladenine glycosylase I: protein MEKQRCGWVSTDPLYQQYHDEVWGRPVYDSQQLFAKLCLDGQQAGLSWITILRKQANYESLFANFDPQIVALYDDSKVEELLQDPGIIRNRAKVNSIIKNAQAYLKFIEQGNDFSEFLWGFVGGKPLNNRHACLADVPAQTAESEAMSKALKKLGFNFCGPTICYAFMQAVGMVNDHIVDCFCYAELSHE, encoded by the coding sequence ATGGAAAAACAACGGTGTGGCTGGGTTTCGACTGACCCTTTATATCAGCAATATCATGATGAGGTGTGGGGCCGGCCAGTTTACGATAGCCAGCAATTGTTTGCCAAGTTGTGCCTCGATGGACAGCAGGCCGGTTTGTCTTGGATTACTATTTTGCGTAAACAGGCAAACTATGAGTCTTTGTTTGCTAATTTTGATCCCCAGATTGTTGCCTTGTATGACGATAGTAAGGTCGAGGAGTTGTTGCAGGATCCGGGAATAATTCGCAATCGGGCCAAGGTTAACTCAATTATTAAAAATGCCCAGGCTTATTTGAAATTTATCGAACAAGGTAATGATTTTTCTGAATTTTTATGGGGATTTGTTGGGGGTAAACCGTTAAATAATCGTCACGCTTGTTTAGCTGATGTCCCTGCGCAAACGGCAGAATCTGAAGCCATGTCTAAGGCACTTAAAAAACTGGGGTTTAATTTTTGTGGCCCCACTATTTGCTACGCATTTATGCAAGCCGTTGGTATGGTAAACGACCATATAGTTGACTGTTTTTGTTATGCAGAATTAAGTCATGAATAA